Proteins found in one Pyrus communis chromosome 15, drPyrComm1.1, whole genome shotgun sequence genomic segment:
- the LOC137716724 gene encoding uncharacterized protein: MEGIFGKHADVYLAGRPTYPKEWFSMLAALTPNHSLAWDVGTGNGQAAFSLGEHYEQVIGTDMSESQLKLALQHPRVRYVHTPMTMSDDDLVELIGGENSVDLVTAAEAVHWFDLPKFYSVVKRVLRKPGGVIAVWGYNDSVTDPELDDVLKRFREACKPFWDPKMDYLWEGYRTLPFPFESVGLGSEGQPAPLEMPKETSFEGVVRMLRSYSGVNAAKDQGVDLLSQEVIEELQRVWGGPNLVRKVTTKAFMLAGKV, from the exons atggaaggtaTATTCGGCAAGCACGCAGATGTTTACTTGGCAGGAAGGCCAACTTATCCCAAGGAATGGTTTTCCATGCTGGCCGCTCTCACACCAAATCACTCTTTAGCTTGGGATGTCGGCACTGGCAATGGCCAAGCTGCTTTCTCT CTTGGAGAGCATTATGAGCAAGTAATAGGGACTGATATGAGTGAGTCCCAACTGAAGCTTGCACTCCAACATCCTCGAGTTCGTTACGTTCACACTCCGATGACCATGTCTGACGACGATTTGGTTGAGTTAATAGGGGGAGAAAACTCAGTTGATTTGGTGACCGCGGCAGAGGCCGTGCATTGGTTCGACCTCCCAAAGTTCTACTCGGTCGTCAAGCGCGTTTTGCGTAAGCCAGGAGGCGTAATTGCAGTTTGGGGCTACAACGATAGCGTAACAGACCCCGAACTTGACGATGTATTGAAGCGTTTTCGCGAAGCATGTAAACCGTTTTGGGACCCGAAGATGGACTACTTGTGGGAAGGGTATAGGACACTTCCATTTCCATTTGAGAGTGTTGGTTTGGGTTCTGAAGGTCAGCCTGCGCCACTGGAAATGCCGAAGGAGACGTCATTTGAAGGGGTGGTGAGGATGTTAAGGTCCTACTCTGGAGTCAATGCAGCTAAAGATCAAGGTGTGGACTTGTTATCACAAGAGGTGATTGAAGAGCTTCAAAGAGTTTGGGGTGGCCCTAACTTGGTCAGAAAAGTTACTACCAAGGCATTTATGCTCGCCGGAAAAGTGTAG
- the LOC137718527 gene encoding uncharacterized protein, protein MAGLFDKQAELYLVARPTYPKEWFSMLAALTPNHSVAWDVGTGNGQAAFSLGEHYEQVIGSDISESQLKLALQHPRVRYVHTPMTMSDDDLVELIGGENSVDLVTVAEAVHWFDLPRFYSVVKRVLRKPGGIIAVWGYNGSVTDPELDDLLTHFHEASKPFRDPKTEYLWDGYRTLPFPFESVGLGSAGQPVPLEMPKEMSFEGVMRMIRSSTAFITAKDQGVDLLSQEVIEELQRAWGGPNLVRKVTSKAFMLAGKV, encoded by the exons ATGGCAGGTTTATTCGACAAGCAGGCAGAGCTTTACTTGGTAGCAAGGCCAACTTATCCCAAGGAATGGTTTTCCATGCTGGCCGCTCTCACACCAAATCACTCCGTAGCTTGGGATGTCGGCACTGGCAATGGCCAGGCTGCTTTCTCT CTTGGAGAGCATTATGAGCAAGTAATAGGAAGTGATATAAGTGAGTCCCAATTGAAGCTGGCACTCCAACATCCTCGAGTTCGTTACGTTCACACCCCGATGACCATGTCTGACGACGATTTGGTTGAGTTAATTGGGGGTGAAAACTCAGTTGATTTGGTGACCGTGGCAGAGGCCGTGCACTGGTTCGACCTCCCAAGGTTCTACTCGGTCGTCAAGCGCGTTTTGCGTAAGCCAGGAGGCATAATTGCAGTTTGGGGCTACAATGGTAGCGTAACAGACCCCGAACTCGACGATTTATTGACGCATTTTCATGAAGCAAGTAAACCGTTTAGGGACCCGAAGACGGAGTACTTGTGGGATGGGTACAGGACACTTCCATTTCCATTTGAAAGTGTTGGTTTGGGTTCTGCAGGTCAGCCTGTGCCACTGGAAATGCCAAAGGAGATGTCATTTGAAGGGGTGATGAGGATGATCAGGTCCTCGACTGCATTCATTACAGCTAAAGATCAAGGTGTGGATTTGTTATCACAAGAGGTGATTGAAGAGCTTCAAAGAGCTTGGGGTGGCCCTAACTTGGTCAGAAAAGTTACTTCCAAGGCATTTATGCTTGCCGGAAAAGTGTAG